One segment of Megachile rotundata isolate GNS110a chromosome 4, iyMegRotu1, whole genome shotgun sequence DNA contains the following:
- the Slob gene encoding slowpoke binding protein isoform X8, which yields METSNVDHDTPNHHNRCSQNLRSGLKRIPTVQSRRNGKHNYTALGHGPSVCEDVGEYMEMEKRSRDRALSVCQAYIRRTSRYSLVKQLNNLGSRMDKHWFTVRDTSLKTDRLITLAPLSRNCSLSISPLTKNILNDLFLALQHPYICPIFDIDFLEFESQNYVIVVQPISQGSLKDLIYGIERTGWNEDWSQKYASRGKGLPLPQIQQMGRQVLEALIFLKERGFPTVTHLHSGNVLVQNGVARLAGLENTLLGFTSRIHPVITSRISQTISIDIICFGHMLFEMCAGYELPSFRPNSVHLSDLEMYPQVIELLKFTFSEPSNRHKTIEELLVHDLFRNIDLREMRSAPVTIFRPTLTPPIVNLLDGIKRQNANKRITRLDSTDIDATALHRPHTVCKNSLLDEIYNELSNTAV from the exons ATGGAGACGTCGAACGTTGATCACGACACGCCCAACCACCATAACAGATGCTCGCAAAACCTCCGATCCGGGCTAAAACGAATACCAACGGTACAGTCGCGCAG AAATGGAAAACACAATTACACGGCGTTGGGTCATGGACCATCGGTTTGCGAGGACGTTGGCGAATACATGGAAATGGAGAAAAGATCTAGGGATCGTGCCTTATCAGTTTGCCAGGCTTATATTCGAAGAACGTCACGCTACAGTCTCGTCAAGCAGTTAAATAATCTCG GCTCTAGAATGGACAAGCACTGGTTCACGGTGAGAGACACTTCTCTAAAGACCGATCGACTAATCACCTTAGCTCCGCTAAGCAGAAACTGCTCGTTGAGCATTTCTCCTTTAACCAAGAATATTCTGAACGACTTGTTCTTAGCCTTGCAACATCCGTACATATGTCCTATATTCGATATCGATTTTCTCGAGTTTGAGAGTCAAAACTACGTGATAGTAGTGCAGCCCATCAGTCAAGGTAGTTTAAAAGATTTAATCTACGGG ATCGAAAGAACCGGTTGGAACGAAGATTGGAGTCAAAAATACGCTTCTCGCGGCAAAGGACTTCCCTTACCTCAGATTCAACAAATGGGCCGTCAAGTGCTGGAAGCGTTAATTTTTTTGAAAGAAAGAGGATTTCCGACCGTGACCCATTTACATTCCGGCAACGTATTGGTACAAAACGGTGTCGCACGGCTCGCCGGTCTCGAGAACACGCTCCTCGGTTTCACCAGTCGCATACATCCTGTCATTACTTCTCGAATTTCTCAAACTATCTCGATCGACATAATATGCTTCG GTCATATGCTGTTCGAAATGTGCGCTGGTTACGAATTACCGTCGTTCAGACCGAATTCCGTGCATCTTTCGGATCTTGAAATGTATCCACAA GTCATCGAATTACTGAAATTTACATTCAGTGAACCATCTAACCGTCATAAAACCATCGAAGAGCTTCTCGTTCACGATTTATTCAGAAACATCGACCTTCGCGAAATGCGAAGTGCTCCAGTTACG ATATTTCGTCCGACATTAACACCGCCTATAGTGAACTTACTCGATGGTATTAAACGACAGAACGCTAACAAGAG AATTACACGTTTGGATAGCACCGACATCGATGCGACGGCTCTACACAGACCGCATACAGTTTGCAAGAATTCTTTACTCGATGAAATATACAACGAGCTTTCAAACACGGCTGTATAA
- the Slob gene encoding slowpoke binding protein isoform X7 → MFNLYQNLNKRDDDHKESDVTGHDRFWQERPKTRRKRRAVNRRTQSAIELDSEAIVSARGTLRRGRSASIEDEDSDEEKSYQLTNKIDNLAKILFSRVSAARGCKESDVRNGKHNYTALGHGPSVCEDVGEYMEMEKRSRDRALSVCQAYIRRTSRYSLVKQLNNLGSRMDKHWFTVRDTSLKTDRLITLAPLSRNCSLSISPLTKNILNDLFLALQHPYICPIFDIDFLEFESQNYVIVVQPISQGSLKDLIYGIERTGWNEDWSQKYASRGKGLPLPQIQQMGRQVLEALIFLKERGFPTVTHLHSGNVLVQNGVARLAGLENTLLGFTSRIHPVITSRISQTISIDIICFGHMLFEMCAGYELPSFRPNSVHLSDLEIITRLDSTDIDATALHRPHTVCKNSLLDEIYNELSNTAV, encoded by the exons ATGTTCAACCTGTATCAAAACTTGAACAAAAGGGACGACGATCACAAAGAATCGGACGTCACCGGACACGACAGGTTTTGGCAGGAACGGCCTAAGACCCGGCGAAAACGCCGAGCCGTTAATCGAAGAACTCAAAGCGCCATCGAGCTCGACTCCGAGGCAATCGTCTCGGCACGAGGAACTCTTCGCCGCGGAAGAAGCGCGAGTATCGAGGACGAAGATAGCGACGAAGAAAAGAGCTACCAGCTGACCAATAAAATCGACAATCTAGCCAAAATATTATTCAGTCGCGTGTCCGCTGCACGGGGTTGTAAGGAGTCGGACGTCAG AAATGGAAAACACAATTACACGGCGTTGGGTCATGGACCATCGGTTTGCGAGGACGTTGGCGAATACATGGAAATGGAGAAAAGATCTAGGGATCGTGCCTTATCAGTTTGCCAGGCTTATATTCGAAGAACGTCACGCTACAGTCTCGTCAAGCAGTTAAATAATCTCG GCTCTAGAATGGACAAGCACTGGTTCACGGTGAGAGACACTTCTCTAAAGACCGATCGACTAATCACCTTAGCTCCGCTAAGCAGAAACTGCTCGTTGAGCATTTCTCCTTTAACCAAGAATATTCTGAACGACTTGTTCTTAGCCTTGCAACATCCGTACATATGTCCTATATTCGATATCGATTTTCTCGAGTTTGAGAGTCAAAACTACGTGATAGTAGTGCAGCCCATCAGTCAAGGTAGTTTAAAAGATTTAATCTACGGG ATCGAAAGAACCGGTTGGAACGAAGATTGGAGTCAAAAATACGCTTCTCGCGGCAAAGGACTTCCCTTACCTCAGATTCAACAAATGGGCCGTCAAGTGCTGGAAGCGTTAATTTTTTTGAAAGAAAGAGGATTTCCGACCGTGACCCATTTACATTCCGGCAACGTATTGGTACAAAACGGTGTCGCACGGCTCGCCGGTCTCGAGAACACGCTCCTCGGTTTCACCAGTCGCATACATCCTGTCATTACTTCTCGAATTTCTCAAACTATCTCGATCGACATAATATGCTTCG GTCATATGCTGTTCGAAATGTGCGCTGGTTACGAATTACCGTCGTTCAGACCGAATTCCGTGCATCTTTCGGATCTTGAAAT AATTACACGTTTGGATAGCACCGACATCGATGCGACGGCTCTACACAGACCGCATACAGTTTGCAAGAATTCTTTACTCGATGAAATATACAACGAGCTTTCAAACACGGCTGTATAA
- the Slob gene encoding slowpoke binding protein isoform X6 → MFNLYQNLNKRDDDHKESDVTGHDRFWQERPKTRRKRRAVNRRTQSAIELDSEAIVSARGTLRRGRSASIEDEDSDEEKSYQLTNKIDNLAKILFSRVSAARGCKESDVRNGKHNYTALGHGPSVCEDVGEYMEMEKRSRDRALSVCQAYIRRTSRYSLVKQLNNLGSRMDKHWFTVRDTSLKTDRLITLAPLSRNCSLSISPLTKNILNDLFLALQHPYICPIFDIDFLEFESQNYVIVVQPISQGSLKDLIYGIERTGWNEDWSQKYASRGKGLPLPQIQQMGRQVLEALIFLKERGFPTVTHLHSGNVLVQNGVARLAGLENTLLGFTSRIHPVITSRISQTISIDIICFGHMLFEMCAGYELPSFRPNSVHLSDLEMYPQVIELLKFTFSEPSNRHKTIEELLVHDLFRNIDLREMRSAPVTNYTFG, encoded by the exons ATGTTCAACCTGTATCAAAACTTGAACAAAAGGGACGACGATCACAAAGAATCGGACGTCACCGGACACGACAGGTTTTGGCAGGAACGGCCTAAGACCCGGCGAAAACGCCGAGCCGTTAATCGAAGAACTCAAAGCGCCATCGAGCTCGACTCCGAGGCAATCGTCTCGGCACGAGGAACTCTTCGCCGCGGAAGAAGCGCGAGTATCGAGGACGAAGATAGCGACGAAGAAAAGAGCTACCAGCTGACCAATAAAATCGACAATCTAGCCAAAATATTATTCAGTCGCGTGTCCGCTGCACGGGGTTGTAAGGAGTCGGACGTCAG AAATGGAAAACACAATTACACGGCGTTGGGTCATGGACCATCGGTTTGCGAGGACGTTGGCGAATACATGGAAATGGAGAAAAGATCTAGGGATCGTGCCTTATCAGTTTGCCAGGCTTATATTCGAAGAACGTCACGCTACAGTCTCGTCAAGCAGTTAAATAATCTCG GCTCTAGAATGGACAAGCACTGGTTCACGGTGAGAGACACTTCTCTAAAGACCGATCGACTAATCACCTTAGCTCCGCTAAGCAGAAACTGCTCGTTGAGCATTTCTCCTTTAACCAAGAATATTCTGAACGACTTGTTCTTAGCCTTGCAACATCCGTACATATGTCCTATATTCGATATCGATTTTCTCGAGTTTGAGAGTCAAAACTACGTGATAGTAGTGCAGCCCATCAGTCAAGGTAGTTTAAAAGATTTAATCTACGGG ATCGAAAGAACCGGTTGGAACGAAGATTGGAGTCAAAAATACGCTTCTCGCGGCAAAGGACTTCCCTTACCTCAGATTCAACAAATGGGCCGTCAAGTGCTGGAAGCGTTAATTTTTTTGAAAGAAAGAGGATTTCCGACCGTGACCCATTTACATTCCGGCAACGTATTGGTACAAAACGGTGTCGCACGGCTCGCCGGTCTCGAGAACACGCTCCTCGGTTTCACCAGTCGCATACATCCTGTCATTACTTCTCGAATTTCTCAAACTATCTCGATCGACATAATATGCTTCG GTCATATGCTGTTCGAAATGTGCGCTGGTTACGAATTACCGTCGTTCAGACCGAATTCCGTGCATCTTTCGGATCTTGAAATGTATCCACAA GTCATCGAATTACTGAAATTTACATTCAGTGAACCATCTAACCGTCATAAAACCATCGAAGAGCTTCTCGTTCACGATTTATTCAGAAACATCGACCTTCGCGAAATGCGAAGTGCTCCAGTTACG AATTACACGTTTGGATAG
- the Slob gene encoding slowpoke binding protein isoform X3, whose protein sequence is METSNVDHDTPNHHNRCSQNLRSGLKRIPTVQSRREGWLLAGIGNATDPVCSRCCTNLIRYRNRSSRGDIVILKCNDGFPNDSLVEDRNGKHNYTALGHGPSVCEDVGEYMEMEKRSRDRALSVCQAYIRRTSRYSLVKQLNNLGSRMDKHWFTVRDTSLKTDRLITLAPLSRNCSLSISPLTKNILNDLFLALQHPYICPIFDIDFLEFESQNYVIVVQPISQGSLKDLIYGIERTGWNEDWSQKYASRGKGLPLPQIQQMGRQVLEALIFLKERGFPTVTHLHSGNVLVQNGVARLAGLENTLLGFTSRIHPVITSRISQTISIDIICFGHMLFEMCAGYELPSFRPNSVHLSDLEMYPQVIELLKFTFSEPSNRHKTIEELLVHDLFRNIDLREMRSAPVTIFRPTLTPPIVNLLDGIKRQNANKRITRLDSTDIDATALHRPHTVCKNSLLDEIYNELSNTAV, encoded by the exons ATGGAGACGTCGAACGTTGATCACGACACGCCCAACCACCATAACAGATGCTCGCAAAACCTCCGATCCGGGCTAAAACGAATACCAACGGTACAGTCGCGCAG AGAGGGGTGGCTGCTCGCTGGCATCGGTAACGCAACTGATCCCGTTTGTAGTCGTTGCTGCACGAACTTAATCCGTTATCGGAATCGTTCGTCGCGCGGCGACATTGTAATTCTTAAATGCAACGACGGATTTCCAAACGATTCGCTCGTCGAAGATAG AAATGGAAAACACAATTACACGGCGTTGGGTCATGGACCATCGGTTTGCGAGGACGTTGGCGAATACATGGAAATGGAGAAAAGATCTAGGGATCGTGCCTTATCAGTTTGCCAGGCTTATATTCGAAGAACGTCACGCTACAGTCTCGTCAAGCAGTTAAATAATCTCG GCTCTAGAATGGACAAGCACTGGTTCACGGTGAGAGACACTTCTCTAAAGACCGATCGACTAATCACCTTAGCTCCGCTAAGCAGAAACTGCTCGTTGAGCATTTCTCCTTTAACCAAGAATATTCTGAACGACTTGTTCTTAGCCTTGCAACATCCGTACATATGTCCTATATTCGATATCGATTTTCTCGAGTTTGAGAGTCAAAACTACGTGATAGTAGTGCAGCCCATCAGTCAAGGTAGTTTAAAAGATTTAATCTACGGG ATCGAAAGAACCGGTTGGAACGAAGATTGGAGTCAAAAATACGCTTCTCGCGGCAAAGGACTTCCCTTACCTCAGATTCAACAAATGGGCCGTCAAGTGCTGGAAGCGTTAATTTTTTTGAAAGAAAGAGGATTTCCGACCGTGACCCATTTACATTCCGGCAACGTATTGGTACAAAACGGTGTCGCACGGCTCGCCGGTCTCGAGAACACGCTCCTCGGTTTCACCAGTCGCATACATCCTGTCATTACTTCTCGAATTTCTCAAACTATCTCGATCGACATAATATGCTTCG GTCATATGCTGTTCGAAATGTGCGCTGGTTACGAATTACCGTCGTTCAGACCGAATTCCGTGCATCTTTCGGATCTTGAAATGTATCCACAA GTCATCGAATTACTGAAATTTACATTCAGTGAACCATCTAACCGTCATAAAACCATCGAAGAGCTTCTCGTTCACGATTTATTCAGAAACATCGACCTTCGCGAAATGCGAAGTGCTCCAGTTACG ATATTTCGTCCGACATTAACACCGCCTATAGTGAACTTACTCGATGGTATTAAACGACAGAACGCTAACAAGAG AATTACACGTTTGGATAGCACCGACATCGATGCGACGGCTCTACACAGACCGCATACAGTTTGCAAGAATTCTTTACTCGATGAAATATACAACGAGCTTTCAAACACGGCTGTATAA
- the Slob gene encoding slowpoke binding protein isoform X5: MFNLYQNLNKRDDDHKESDVTGHDRFWQERPKTRRKRRAVNRRTQSAIELDSEAIVSARGTLRRGRSASIEDEDSDEEKSYQLTNKIDNLAKILFSRVSAARGCKESDVRNGKHNYTALGHGPSVCEDVGEYMEMEKRSRDRALSVCQAYIRRTSRYSLVKQLNNLGSRMDKHWFTVRDTSLKTDRLITLAPLSRNCSLSISPLTKNILNDLFLALQHPYICPIFDIDFLEFESQNYVIVVQPISQGSLKDLIYGIERTGWNEDWSQKYASRGKGLPLPQIQQMGRQVLEALIFLKERGFPTVTHLHSGNVLVQNGVARLAGLENTLLGFTSRIHPVITSRISQTISIDIICFELHVWIAPTSMRRLYTDRIQFARILYSMKYTTSFQTRLYNCGNKIYLVAILHLEDLYVSLPSAKRLLRSLFLAVVYIYNEFIKKRK, encoded by the exons ATGTTCAACCTGTATCAAAACTTGAACAAAAGGGACGACGATCACAAAGAATCGGACGTCACCGGACACGACAGGTTTTGGCAGGAACGGCCTAAGACCCGGCGAAAACGCCGAGCCGTTAATCGAAGAACTCAAAGCGCCATCGAGCTCGACTCCGAGGCAATCGTCTCGGCACGAGGAACTCTTCGCCGCGGAAGAAGCGCGAGTATCGAGGACGAAGATAGCGACGAAGAAAAGAGCTACCAGCTGACCAATAAAATCGACAATCTAGCCAAAATATTATTCAGTCGCGTGTCCGCTGCACGGGGTTGTAAGGAGTCGGACGTCAG AAATGGAAAACACAATTACACGGCGTTGGGTCATGGACCATCGGTTTGCGAGGACGTTGGCGAATACATGGAAATGGAGAAAAGATCTAGGGATCGTGCCTTATCAGTTTGCCAGGCTTATATTCGAAGAACGTCACGCTACAGTCTCGTCAAGCAGTTAAATAATCTCG GCTCTAGAATGGACAAGCACTGGTTCACGGTGAGAGACACTTCTCTAAAGACCGATCGACTAATCACCTTAGCTCCGCTAAGCAGAAACTGCTCGTTGAGCATTTCTCCTTTAACCAAGAATATTCTGAACGACTTGTTCTTAGCCTTGCAACATCCGTACATATGTCCTATATTCGATATCGATTTTCTCGAGTTTGAGAGTCAAAACTACGTGATAGTAGTGCAGCCCATCAGTCAAGGTAGTTTAAAAGATTTAATCTACGGG ATCGAAAGAACCGGTTGGAACGAAGATTGGAGTCAAAAATACGCTTCTCGCGGCAAAGGACTTCCCTTACCTCAGATTCAACAAATGGGCCGTCAAGTGCTGGAAGCGTTAATTTTTTTGAAAGAAAGAGGATTTCCGACCGTGACCCATTTACATTCCGGCAACGTATTGGTACAAAACGGTGTCGCACGGCTCGCCGGTCTCGAGAACACGCTCCTCGGTTTCACCAGTCGCATACATCCTGTCATTACTTCTCGAATTTCTCAAACTATCTCGATCGACATAATATGCTTCG AATTACACGTTTGGATAGCACCGACATCGATGCGACGGCTCTACACAGACCGCATACAGTTTGCAAGAATTCTTTACTCGATGAAATATACAACGAGCTTTCAAACACGGCTGTATAATTGTGGgaacaaaatttatttggtCGCGATTTTACATTTAGAAGATCTATACGTTTCTTTACCGAGTGCCAAACGATTACTTCGATCTTTATTCTTAGCAGTTGTGTATATctataatgaatttattaaaaaaagaaagtga
- the Slob gene encoding slowpoke binding protein isoform X1: protein MFNLYQNLNKRDDDHKESDVTGHDRFWQERPKTRRKRRAVNRRTQSAIELDSEAIVSARGTLRRGRSASIEDEDSDEEKSYQLTNKIDNLAKILFSRVSAARGCKESDVRNGKHNYTALGHGPSVCEDVGEYMEMEKRSRDRALSVCQAYIRRTSRYSLVKQLNNLGSRMDKHWFTVRDTSLKTDRLITLAPLSRNCSLSISPLTKNILNDLFLALQHPYICPIFDIDFLEFESQNYVIVVQPISQGSLKDLIYGIERTGWNEDWSQKYASRGKGLPLPQIQQMGRQVLEALIFLKERGFPTVTHLHSGNVLVQNGVARLAGLENTLLGFTSRIHPVITSRISQTISIDIICFGHMLFEMCAGYELPSFRPNSVHLSDLEMYPQVIELLKFTFSEPSNRHKTIEELLVHDLFRNIDLREMRSAPVTIFRPTLTPPIVNLLDGIKRQNANKRITRLDSTDIDATALHRPHTVCKNSLLDEIYNELSNTAV from the exons ATGTTCAACCTGTATCAAAACTTGAACAAAAGGGACGACGATCACAAAGAATCGGACGTCACCGGACACGACAGGTTTTGGCAGGAACGGCCTAAGACCCGGCGAAAACGCCGAGCCGTTAATCGAAGAACTCAAAGCGCCATCGAGCTCGACTCCGAGGCAATCGTCTCGGCACGAGGAACTCTTCGCCGCGGAAGAAGCGCGAGTATCGAGGACGAAGATAGCGACGAAGAAAAGAGCTACCAGCTGACCAATAAAATCGACAATCTAGCCAAAATATTATTCAGTCGCGTGTCCGCTGCACGGGGTTGTAAGGAGTCGGACGTCAG AAATGGAAAACACAATTACACGGCGTTGGGTCATGGACCATCGGTTTGCGAGGACGTTGGCGAATACATGGAAATGGAGAAAAGATCTAGGGATCGTGCCTTATCAGTTTGCCAGGCTTATATTCGAAGAACGTCACGCTACAGTCTCGTCAAGCAGTTAAATAATCTCG GCTCTAGAATGGACAAGCACTGGTTCACGGTGAGAGACACTTCTCTAAAGACCGATCGACTAATCACCTTAGCTCCGCTAAGCAGAAACTGCTCGTTGAGCATTTCTCCTTTAACCAAGAATATTCTGAACGACTTGTTCTTAGCCTTGCAACATCCGTACATATGTCCTATATTCGATATCGATTTTCTCGAGTTTGAGAGTCAAAACTACGTGATAGTAGTGCAGCCCATCAGTCAAGGTAGTTTAAAAGATTTAATCTACGGG ATCGAAAGAACCGGTTGGAACGAAGATTGGAGTCAAAAATACGCTTCTCGCGGCAAAGGACTTCCCTTACCTCAGATTCAACAAATGGGCCGTCAAGTGCTGGAAGCGTTAATTTTTTTGAAAGAAAGAGGATTTCCGACCGTGACCCATTTACATTCCGGCAACGTATTGGTACAAAACGGTGTCGCACGGCTCGCCGGTCTCGAGAACACGCTCCTCGGTTTCACCAGTCGCATACATCCTGTCATTACTTCTCGAATTTCTCAAACTATCTCGATCGACATAATATGCTTCG GTCATATGCTGTTCGAAATGTGCGCTGGTTACGAATTACCGTCGTTCAGACCGAATTCCGTGCATCTTTCGGATCTTGAAATGTATCCACAA GTCATCGAATTACTGAAATTTACATTCAGTGAACCATCTAACCGTCATAAAACCATCGAAGAGCTTCTCGTTCACGATTTATTCAGAAACATCGACCTTCGCGAAATGCGAAGTGCTCCAGTTACG ATATTTCGTCCGACATTAACACCGCCTATAGTGAACTTACTCGATGGTATTAAACGACAGAACGCTAACAAGAG AATTACACGTTTGGATAGCACCGACATCGATGCGACGGCTCTACACAGACCGCATACAGTTTGCAAGAATTCTTTACTCGATGAAATATACAACGAGCTTTCAAACACGGCTGTATAA
- the Slob gene encoding slowpoke binding protein isoform X4 gives MFNLYQNLNKRDDDHKESDVTGHDRFWQERPKTRRKRRAVNRRTQSAIELDSEAIVSARGTLRRGRSASIEDEDSDEEKSYQLTNKIDNLAKILFSRVSAARGCKESDVRNGKHNYTALGHGPSVCEDVGEYMEMEKRSRDRALSVCQAYIRRTSRYSLVKQLNNLGSRMDKHWFTVRDTSLKTDRLITLAPLSRNCSLSISPLTKNILNDLFLALQHPYICPIFDIDFLEFESQNYVIVVQPISQGSLKDLIYGIERTGWNEDWSQKYASRGKGLPLPQIQQMGRQVLEALIFLKERGFPTVTHLHSGNVLVQNGVARLAGLENTLLGFTSRIHPVITSRISQTISIDIICFGHMLFEMCAGYELPSFRPNSVHLSDLEMYPQVIELLKFTFSEPSNRHKTIEELLVHDLFRNIDLREMRSAPVTIFRPTLTPPIVNLLDGIKRQNANKRQRSRSINDVYLTGRF, from the exons ATGTTCAACCTGTATCAAAACTTGAACAAAAGGGACGACGATCACAAAGAATCGGACGTCACCGGACACGACAGGTTTTGGCAGGAACGGCCTAAGACCCGGCGAAAACGCCGAGCCGTTAATCGAAGAACTCAAAGCGCCATCGAGCTCGACTCCGAGGCAATCGTCTCGGCACGAGGAACTCTTCGCCGCGGAAGAAGCGCGAGTATCGAGGACGAAGATAGCGACGAAGAAAAGAGCTACCAGCTGACCAATAAAATCGACAATCTAGCCAAAATATTATTCAGTCGCGTGTCCGCTGCACGGGGTTGTAAGGAGTCGGACGTCAG AAATGGAAAACACAATTACACGGCGTTGGGTCATGGACCATCGGTTTGCGAGGACGTTGGCGAATACATGGAAATGGAGAAAAGATCTAGGGATCGTGCCTTATCAGTTTGCCAGGCTTATATTCGAAGAACGTCACGCTACAGTCTCGTCAAGCAGTTAAATAATCTCG GCTCTAGAATGGACAAGCACTGGTTCACGGTGAGAGACACTTCTCTAAAGACCGATCGACTAATCACCTTAGCTCCGCTAAGCAGAAACTGCTCGTTGAGCATTTCTCCTTTAACCAAGAATATTCTGAACGACTTGTTCTTAGCCTTGCAACATCCGTACATATGTCCTATATTCGATATCGATTTTCTCGAGTTTGAGAGTCAAAACTACGTGATAGTAGTGCAGCCCATCAGTCAAGGTAGTTTAAAAGATTTAATCTACGGG ATCGAAAGAACCGGTTGGAACGAAGATTGGAGTCAAAAATACGCTTCTCGCGGCAAAGGACTTCCCTTACCTCAGATTCAACAAATGGGCCGTCAAGTGCTGGAAGCGTTAATTTTTTTGAAAGAAAGAGGATTTCCGACCGTGACCCATTTACATTCCGGCAACGTATTGGTACAAAACGGTGTCGCACGGCTCGCCGGTCTCGAGAACACGCTCCTCGGTTTCACCAGTCGCATACATCCTGTCATTACTTCTCGAATTTCTCAAACTATCTCGATCGACATAATATGCTTCG GTCATATGCTGTTCGAAATGTGCGCTGGTTACGAATTACCGTCGTTCAGACCGAATTCCGTGCATCTTTCGGATCTTGAAATGTATCCACAA GTCATCGAATTACTGAAATTTACATTCAGTGAACCATCTAACCGTCATAAAACCATCGAAGAGCTTCTCGTTCACGATTTATTCAGAAACATCGACCTTCGCGAAATGCGAAGTGCTCCAGTTACG ATATTTCGTCCGACATTAACACCGCCTATAGTGAACTTACTCGATGGTATTAAACGACAGAACGCTAACAAGAG GCAGAGGTCGCGCTCTATAAACGATGTCTATTTAACGGGCAGATTTTG A
- the Slob gene encoding slowpoke binding protein isoform X2, whose product MFNLYQNLNKRDDDHKESDVTGHDRFWQERPKTRRKRRAVNRRTQSAIELDSEAIVSARGTLRRGRSASIEDEDSDEEKSYQLTNKIDNLAKILFSRVSAARGCKESDVRNGKHNYTALGHGPSVCEDVGEYMEMEKRSRDRALSVCQAYIRRTSRYSLVKQLNNLGSRMDKHWFTVRDTSLKTDRLITLAPLSRNCSLSISPLTKNILNDLFLALQHPYICPIFDIDFLEFESQNYVIVVQPISQGSLKDLIYGIERTGWNEDWSQKYASRGKGLPLPQIQQMGRQVLEALIFLKERGFPTVTHLHSGNVLVQNGVARLAGLENTLLGFTSRIHPVITSRISQTISIDIICFGHMLFEMCAGYELPSFRPNSVHLSDLEMYPQVIELLKFTFSEPSNRHKTIEELLVHDLFRNIDLREMRSAPVTIFRPTLTPPIVNLLDGIKRQNANKRQRSRSINDVYLTGRFW is encoded by the exons ATGTTCAACCTGTATCAAAACTTGAACAAAAGGGACGACGATCACAAAGAATCGGACGTCACCGGACACGACAGGTTTTGGCAGGAACGGCCTAAGACCCGGCGAAAACGCCGAGCCGTTAATCGAAGAACTCAAAGCGCCATCGAGCTCGACTCCGAGGCAATCGTCTCGGCACGAGGAACTCTTCGCCGCGGAAGAAGCGCGAGTATCGAGGACGAAGATAGCGACGAAGAAAAGAGCTACCAGCTGACCAATAAAATCGACAATCTAGCCAAAATATTATTCAGTCGCGTGTCCGCTGCACGGGGTTGTAAGGAGTCGGACGTCAG AAATGGAAAACACAATTACACGGCGTTGGGTCATGGACCATCGGTTTGCGAGGACGTTGGCGAATACATGGAAATGGAGAAAAGATCTAGGGATCGTGCCTTATCAGTTTGCCAGGCTTATATTCGAAGAACGTCACGCTACAGTCTCGTCAAGCAGTTAAATAATCTCG GCTCTAGAATGGACAAGCACTGGTTCACGGTGAGAGACACTTCTCTAAAGACCGATCGACTAATCACCTTAGCTCCGCTAAGCAGAAACTGCTCGTTGAGCATTTCTCCTTTAACCAAGAATATTCTGAACGACTTGTTCTTAGCCTTGCAACATCCGTACATATGTCCTATATTCGATATCGATTTTCTCGAGTTTGAGAGTCAAAACTACGTGATAGTAGTGCAGCCCATCAGTCAAGGTAGTTTAAAAGATTTAATCTACGGG ATCGAAAGAACCGGTTGGAACGAAGATTGGAGTCAAAAATACGCTTCTCGCGGCAAAGGACTTCCCTTACCTCAGATTCAACAAATGGGCCGTCAAGTGCTGGAAGCGTTAATTTTTTTGAAAGAAAGAGGATTTCCGACCGTGACCCATTTACATTCCGGCAACGTATTGGTACAAAACGGTGTCGCACGGCTCGCCGGTCTCGAGAACACGCTCCTCGGTTTCACCAGTCGCATACATCCTGTCATTACTTCTCGAATTTCTCAAACTATCTCGATCGACATAATATGCTTCG GTCATATGCTGTTCGAAATGTGCGCTGGTTACGAATTACCGTCGTTCAGACCGAATTCCGTGCATCTTTCGGATCTTGAAATGTATCCACAA GTCATCGAATTACTGAAATTTACATTCAGTGAACCATCTAACCGTCATAAAACCATCGAAGAGCTTCTCGTTCACGATTTATTCAGAAACATCGACCTTCGCGAAATGCGAAGTGCTCCAGTTACG ATATTTCGTCCGACATTAACACCGCCTATAGTGAACTTACTCGATGGTATTAAACGACAGAACGCTAACAAGAG GCAGAGGTCGCGCTCTATAAACGATGTCTATTTAACGGGCAGATTTTGGTAA